Proteins encoded together in one Chryseobacterium taklimakanense window:
- a CDS encoding lysoplasmalogenase, with translation MPLLILICLLETKPLSHSKTQPFNYLFLTGLMFSFFGDFFLLFSWGFLPGLGSFLLAHFFYIFCFTKLTVRKHLPILAAGLLVYVTVLIFYLFPYLKEMKIPVIIYGVVIAAMLYFAVRTTNKNLILGAVLFVISDSVLAINLFVKKTTVLSMIVMMTYISAQWFLVKGLLSNSKKMKFTETIH, from the coding sequence GTGCCATTATTAATCCTGATTTGTCTACTCGAAACAAAACCACTCAGCCATTCAAAAACGCAGCCATTCAATTACTTATTCCTGACGGGTTTGATGTTCAGTTTCTTCGGAGACTTTTTTTTGCTTTTCAGTTGGGGTTTTCTGCCGGGATTGGGAAGTTTTCTTTTAGCCCATTTTTTTTATATTTTCTGTTTCACAAAATTGACGGTCAGAAAACATCTTCCGATTTTGGCAGCGGGGCTTTTGGTTTACGTTACAGTACTGATTTTCTATCTTTTTCCTTATTTAAAAGAAATGAAAATCCCGGTAATTATTTATGGTGTAGTGATTGCGGCAATGTTATATTTTGCTGTGCGCACTACTAATAAAAACCTTATTCTTGGAGCGGTTCTTTTTGTAATTTCAGATTCCGTTCTTGCAATAAATTTATTTGTAAAGAAAACAACAGTCTTAAGCATGATCGTGATGATGACTTACATTTCAGCCCAATGGTTTTTAGTGAAAGGATTGCTTTCAAATTCAAAAAAAATGAAGTTCACTGAAACAATTCACTAA
- a CDS encoding dihydroorotase, giving the protein MKTFIKNATIVNENQIFESDLLIENDLILKISKNISEENIDKIIDASGKYLLPGVIDDQVHFREPGLTHKGDIESESRAAIAGGVTSFIEQPNTVPNAVTQELLEEKYQIAAEKSFANYSFSMGGTNDNLEEVLKTNPRNVAAVKLFLGSSTGNMLVDNPETLEEIFSKVKMPICVHCEDEKTIRENTEKYQKQYGDDIPVKFHHLIRSEEACYISSSKAVELAKKTGARLHIYHLSTAKEMQLFQNDIPLKDKKITAEVCAHHLHFTNEDYETKGTLIKWNPAVKTQNDKDGLWEALLDDRIDVIATDHAPHTWEEKDNVYTKCPSGAPLVQHSLIVMLEYFKKGKISLEKIVEKMCHNPAILFDIEQRGFIREGYKADLVLVDLNGKWTVSRENILYKCGWSPLEGTQFSAKVTHTFVNGHLAWDNGKISKEKHGERLLFER; this is encoded by the coding sequence ATGAAAACCTTCATCAAAAACGCCACAATCGTCAATGAAAATCAGATTTTTGAAAGCGATCTGCTCATTGAAAATGATTTAATTTTAAAAATTTCAAAAAATATCTCAGAAGAGAATATTGACAAAATTATTGATGCCAGCGGGAAATATCTGCTTCCCGGCGTGATTGATGATCAGGTGCATTTCCGCGAACCGGGGCTCACGCATAAAGGCGATATCGAAAGTGAAAGCCGCGCTGCAATTGCCGGTGGCGTGACCTCATTTATCGAGCAGCCAAACACGGTTCCCAATGCCGTAACCCAGGAACTTTTGGAAGAAAAATATCAAATTGCTGCAGAAAAATCCTTTGCCAATTATTCATTTTCCATGGGCGGCACGAATGATAATCTGGAAGAAGTTCTAAAAACCAATCCCCGAAATGTAGCGGCCGTCAAACTTTTCCTCGGTTCTTCTACAGGGAATATGCTGGTGGACAATCCCGAAACTTTGGAGGAAATTTTCAGCAAGGTGAAAATGCCGATTTGCGTGCACTGCGAGGACGAAAAAACCATCCGTGAAAATACTGAGAAGTATCAAAAGCAGTATGGCGACGATATTCCGGTGAAATTTCATCACCTGATTCGCAGCGAAGAAGCATGCTATATTTCCTCATCAAAAGCCGTTGAGCTGGCAAAGAAAACCGGAGCGCGGCTTCATATTTATCACCTTTCGACGGCAAAAGAAATGCAGCTTTTCCAAAATGATATTCCGTTAAAAGACAAGAAAATTACGGCAGAAGTTTGTGCCCATCACTTGCATTTTACGAATGAAGATTATGAAACCAAAGGAACTCTGATCAAATGGAATCCTGCGGTGAAAACCCAGAACGACAAAGACGGTCTTTGGGAAGCACTTCTCGATGACCGGATTGATGTGATTGCCACCGACCACGCGCCGCATACGTGGGAGGAAAAAGATAATGTTTACACGAAATGCCCTTCCGGCGCGCCGCTTGTGCAGCATTCTCTGATCGTGATGCTCGAATATTTCAAAAAAGGAAAAATTTCACTCGAAAAAATCGTTGAAAAAATGTGTCACAATCCTGCCATTTTATTTGATATTGAGCAGCGGGGATTTATTAGGGAAGGTTATAAAGCCGATCTGGTTTTGGTGGATTTGAATGGCAAATGGACGGTTTCCAGGGAAAATATCCTTTACAAATGCGGCTGGTCGCCGCTGGAAGGAACACAGTTTTCGGCCAAAGTGACGCACACTTTTGTTAACGGGCATTTGGCGTGGGATAACGGAAAGATTTCAAAGGAAAAACATGGTGAAAGGTTGTTGTTTGAAAGATAG
- a CDS encoding oligosaccharide flippase family protein, which produces MKKLLSETIIYGIGAILPRIIIFILNPLYIKFIDKDEFAQFTNLYAIVSFINILLTFGFETAYFRFSAEKGNEQKTFNTSFWFLFGLSAVFLASTLLFSQPISNFLGYSNTPEFIRWFAWIAFLDTICVIPFAWLRFNNKPIKYSAIRVAQSFIQTVLVVALFIWIPGEISEKMGMKQKVSYTFWSNMMGSVAGVLMLLPVILKVKFEFVKELFFRMIKYSWPVMIAGFAFMVNENFDKAVQIHFISDGDAGAYGGCYKLAVLMTLFVTAYRMGIEPYFFKQMNSENAKNTYAKVTEYFTLFASLVAMGIIANISWLKMIFIPNKSYWTAIDIIPIIVIANLCFGIYYNLSTWYKVTDRTKMGTLISWIGAALTIVLNLVLLKEYGFMVSAWVTLLAYFTMMVLSYFLGQKYYPIPYRVGKIAMILILLAVFSFASYQLFNANIWTGNLLFIIFAGIVFYTEKDFVLKKIRK; this is translated from the coding sequence TTGAAGAAACTTTTAAGCGAAACGATTATTTATGGTATTGGCGCAATATTGCCAAGAATTATCATATTCATCCTCAATCCGTTATACATCAAATTTATCGACAAGGACGAGTTTGCGCAGTTTACCAATCTCTACGCCATTGTTTCCTTCATCAACATTCTGCTGACTTTCGGTTTCGAAACAGCTTATTTCAGATTTTCCGCTGAAAAAGGCAATGAACAGAAAACATTTAACACCTCATTTTGGTTTTTGTTCGGACTTTCCGCTGTATTTTTAGCTTCAACATTACTCTTTTCCCAACCCATTTCAAACTTCCTGGGCTATTCCAACACCCCGGAATTCATCCGATGGTTTGCCTGGATTGCCTTTCTGGACACCATTTGTGTAATTCCGTTTGCGTGGCTGCGGTTTAACAACAAACCCATTAAATATTCTGCAATCAGGGTAGCGCAATCGTTCATCCAAACGGTTTTGGTGGTGGCTCTTTTCATCTGGATTCCGGGAGAAATTTCCGAAAAAATGGGGATGAAACAGAAAGTTTCCTACACCTTCTGGAGCAATATGATGGGAAGTGTTGCCGGAGTTCTGATGCTCCTACCTGTGATTCTGAAAGTAAAATTTGAATTTGTTAAAGAACTCTTCTTCAGAATGATAAAATATTCGTGGCCGGTGATGATTGCAGGTTTTGCGTTTATGGTGAACGAAAATTTCGACAAAGCCGTTCAGATTCATTTTATTTCCGACGGCGATGCCGGTGCTTACGGTGGCTGCTACAAACTTGCAGTGCTGATGACGCTTTTTGTAACCGCCTACAGGATGGGAATTGAGCCCTATTTCTTCAAACAGATGAACAGTGAAAACGCGAAAAACACCTACGCAAAAGTCACTGAATATTTTACGCTTTTTGCTTCGCTCGTTGCGATGGGAATTATCGCGAATATCTCGTGGCTGAAGATGATTTTCATTCCCAATAAATCTTACTGGACAGCGATTGACATCATCCCAATTATCGTCATTGCCAACCTTTGTTTCGGGATTTATTACAATCTTTCAACGTGGTATAAAGTGACCGACCGCACAAAAATGGGGACGTTAATATCGTGGATTGGCGCCGCGCTCACCATCGTTCTTAACCTCGTTTTGCTGAAAGAATACGGCTTTATGGTTTCGGCGTGGGTTACCTTGCTGGCCTATTTCACCATGATGGTGCTGTCTTATTTTCTTGGTCAAAAATATTATCCAATACCCTACCGGGTGGGAAAAATCGCAATGATCCTGATACTTTTGGCTGTATTCAGTTTCGCTTCTTATCAATTATTTAATGCAAACATTTGGACAGGAAATTTATTATTCATCATATTTGCCGGAATTGTTTTTTACACGGAGAAAGATTTTGTCCTCAAAAAAATTAGAAAATGA
- the dut gene encoding dUTP diphosphatase — translation MKVKIINKSKHELPKYQTPCAAGMDLYAHLEMPVTLQPLQRKLVSTGIFIELPEGYEAQIRPRSGLALKNGITVLNTPGTIDADYRGEIGVILINLSDTEFTVNDGDRIAQMVIAKHECAVWEEVAEISETDRGKGGFGSTSH, via the coding sequence ATGAAAGTAAAAATCATCAATAAATCAAAGCACGAACTGCCCAAATACCAAACGCCGTGCGCAGCAGGAATGGATTTGTATGCCCATCTTGAAATGCCGGTTACGCTGCAGCCTTTGCAGAGAAAACTGGTTTCTACCGGGATTTTTATTGAACTTCCCGAAGGTTATGAAGCCCAAATCCGCCCCAGAAGCGGCTTGGCACTGAAAAATGGAATCACCGTTCTCAACACCCCCGGAACGATCGATGCGGATTACAGAGGTGAAATCGGCGTAATTTTAATAAATTTGTCAGATACCGAATTCACGGTAAATGACGGCGACAGAATTGCGCAAATGGTCATCGCGAAGCACGAATGCGCAGTTTGGGAAGAAGTTGCAGAAATTTCAGAAACCGACCGTGGCAAAGGTGGTTTTGGAAGCACATCACACTGA